In Methanocorpusculum sp., a single window of DNA contains:
- a CDS encoding ABC transporter ATP-binding protein, with amino-acid sequence MTEEISHEEHSHDEEMHVHPHVHSEGYVHTHEHLHGIPHDHHTNSPAPALLNVDGVNFEYKTARVLDEICVGVARGEILAILGPNGVGKSTLLKCMNLILQPKTGTVMLGELNLTKMSGNDIAKNVGYVAQRNDSARMTVFDSVLLGRKPHIGWRVTDHDYTIVENAIERFGLTDMQLRYIDELSGGELQRVCLCRAIVQEPSVLLLDEPTSALDLCRQMEILRAIRNVVDHHDVATIMTMHDLNLALRFADRFLFMKDGKIYAMCDKSGVTEDIIEAVYGISVDVIYHNNLPIVVPCEQV; translated from the coding sequence ATGACAGAAGAAATATCTCACGAAGAGCACAGCCATGATGAAGAAATGCATGTCCACCCTCATGTTCATTCTGAAGGATATGTCCATACGCATGAACATCTTCACGGGATTCCACATGATCACCACACTAATTCGCCGGCGCCGGCTCTGCTGAATGTTGACGGTGTTAATTTTGAGTACAAAACAGCCAGGGTCCTAGATGAGATATGTGTTGGTGTTGCCCGCGGAGAAATCCTTGCGATCCTTGGTCCAAACGGCGTCGGAAAATCAACGCTTCTTAAGTGTATGAACCTGATTCTCCAGCCGAAAACCGGAACCGTCATGCTTGGCGAGCTGAATCTGACGAAGATGAGCGGCAATGATATTGCAAAAAATGTTGGTTATGTTGCCCAGAGAAATGACTCTGCCCGTATGACGGTTTTTGATTCGGTCCTTCTCGGACGAAAACCGCATATCGGTTGGCGGGTCACAGACCACGATTATACTATCGTGGAAAATGCAATAGAAAGATTTGGTCTTACTGACATGCAGCTCAGGTACATTGACGAACTCTCCGGCGGTGAGTTGCAGAGAGTCTGTCTATGCCGGGCAATTGTACAGGAACCCTCTGTACTTCTGCTGGATGAACCGACAAGCGCCTTGGATTTGTGCAGACAGATGGAAATATTACGGGCCATTCGAAATGTAGTTGATCATCATGATGTGGCAACCATAATGACGATGCATGATCTGAATCTGGCTCTCCGGTTTGCCGACCGGTTTTTATTTATGAAAGACGGAAAAATTTACGCGATGTGCGACAAATCAGGAGTGACAGAAGATATAATTGAGGCTGTTTATGGAATTTCGGTCGATGTTATCTATCACAATAATCTCCCGATCGTTGTACCCTGCGAGCAAGTGTGA
- the tsaA gene encoding tRNA (N6-threonylcarbamoyladenosine(37)-N6)-methyltransferase TrmO yields the protein MTEQFVCNPIGRVSSPYKEKGDAPAQGREKNLVSRIIIDPGFAGGLEGLTVGQQIFVLCWFDRSARDGIKVHPRGKMENPLTGVFNTRSPARPNPVSLTLVTIQEITDNILTVCGLDALDNTPVIDIKPYSGKIDEPMQA from the coding sequence ATGACAGAACAGTTTGTTTGTAACCCGATTGGAAGGGTATCATCTCCGTATAAAGAAAAAGGTGATGCCCCGGCACAGGGACGTGAAAAAAATCTCGTCAGCAGAATAATCATAGATCCCGGGTTTGCCGGAGGTCTGGAAGGACTAACTGTCGGTCAGCAGATATTTGTACTCTGCTGGTTTGACCGCTCGGCCCGCGACGGTATTAAAGTTCACCCGAGAGGGAAAATGGAAAACCCCCTGACGGGGGTTTTCAACACCCGGTCACCGGCACGCCCGAATCCGGTATCTCTGACACTGGTTACTATTCAGGAAATCACGGACAATATTCTGACGGTATGTGGTCTCGATGCCCTGGACAACACACCTGTTATTGATATCAAACCCTATTCCGGGAAGATCGATGAACCAATGCAGGCATGA
- a CDS encoding DUF4405 domain-containing protein, translated as MRDALINAWVDLLAFISAVASIVTGYILWFYFPLGSGRGSMDLITVSYQTWYDLHFYASTLFVILIAVHLILHYRWIRKLRPMLMSKK; from the coding sequence ATGAGAGATGCACTAATCAATGCATGGGTCGATCTCCTTGCCTTTATCTCCGCTGTGGCATCAATCGTGACCGGGTACATTCTCTGGTTCTATTTCCCTCTCGGGTCAGGCAGGGGGTCCATGGATCTTATTACTGTCAGTTATCAAACATGGTATGATCTCCACTTCTATGCTAGCACGCTGTTTGTCATCTTGATCGCAGTCCATCTCATTCTCCACTACCGGTGGATCAGAAAATTGCGCCCAATGCTCATGAGCAAAAAATAG
- a CDS encoding cobalt-precorrin-7 (C(5))-methyltransferase, giving the protein MKIIGVGCGEGMLTKEGEIALSEAKSVYGSGRAIELVRAFIPGDANVVEITDYKALRTLPDDAVVLSTGDPLMAGLGYLPGEVIPGISSMQTAFSRLHVPWTNVAVVNAHGKDHLDAVSRTVQDIAAGHSVFLIADPDFSVEELARSLPESVPIAVCEDLGYSYERIAEGTAKNPPAVLSKLFCIVAGYKKQ; this is encoded by the coding sequence ATGAAAATTATCGGTGTCGGATGCGGCGAAGGAATGCTGACAAAGGAAGGAGAGATCGCATTATCCGAAGCGAAAAGCGTGTACGGATCTGGCCGTGCGATCGAACTGGTCAGAGCTTTCATTCCGGGGGACGCGAATGTCGTTGAGATAACGGATTACAAGGCGCTTCGCACACTTCCCGACGATGCGGTCGTTCTTTCGACCGGCGACCCCCTGATGGCAGGACTTGGCTATCTGCCGGGCGAAGTTATCCCCGGGATCTCATCGATGCAGACAGCGTTTTCCCGCCTGCATGTTCCCTGGACCAATGTGGCTGTAGTAAATGCTCATGGAAAAGATCACCTGGATGCCGTTTCCCGTACCGTTCAGGATATTGCCGCCGGGCACTCGGTATTTCTGATCGCCGACCCGGATTTTTCAGTGGAGGAACTTGCCCGCTCACTCCCCGAATCGGTCCCTATCGCGGTCTGTGAAGATCTCGGATATTCTTACGAGAGGATCGCAGAAGGAACGGCGAAAAATCCGCCTGCGGTGTTAAGTAAACTCTTCTGCATCGTTGCGGGATACAAAAAACAGTAA
- the cobJ gene encoding precorrin-3B C(17)-methyltransferase, translating to MGILSIVSSGPGSTQQLTPAAMKAIASADVIIGNAFYLEMLEPLLKNKQVIRSSMGKEVDRAREAARLAADHNVAMVSGGDAGIYGMASIVLEMVEREFPSQKVIMLPGVTAATAAASRLGSPLSGDYVTLSLSDLLTPWEIIEKRLGLAAQMGTPIALYNPKSHGRPLNLAKALKIILTCRDPETPVGIVKNVFREGEETHITTLRELAENDDIVDMHSILIIGGEESRIWKEDDHVKGIITPRGYHRKYVY from the coding sequence ATGGGTATTTTATCGATCGTAAGTTCAGGACCGGGAAGCACACAGCAGTTGACCCCGGCCGCAATGAAGGCTATTGCCTCGGCTGATGTGATCATCGGCAATGCATTCTATCTGGAAATGCTTGAACCGCTGTTGAAGAACAAACAGGTCATCCGAAGTTCGATGGGAAAAGAGGTCGACCGGGCCCGTGAAGCAGCACGTCTTGCGGCAGATCACAATGTGGCAATGGTCTCAGGAGGAGATGCCGGCATCTATGGTATGGCGAGCATCGTTCTTGAGATGGTTGAACGCGAGTTCCCGTCCCAGAAAGTTATCATGCTTCCGGGCGTCACTGCTGCCACCGCGGCGGCGAGCAGACTCGGTTCCCCTCTTTCGGGCGACTACGTGACCCTCAGTCTTTCTGATCTCCTGACACCTTGGGAAATCATTGAAAAACGCCTTGGCCTTGCCGCACAGATGGGCACGCCGATCGCTCTTTACAATCCAAAGAGCCACGGTCGTCCGCTGAACCTTGCCAAAGCCCTGAAAATTATTCTGACCTGCCGGGACCCTGAGACACCGGTCGGCATCGTTAAGAATGTGTTCCGGGAAGGCGAAGAGACCCATATAACAACGCTTCGGGAACTCGCCGAAAATGATGATATTGTGGATATGCACTCGATTCTGATCATCGGGGGCGAAGAAAGCAGAATATGGAAGGAGGACGATCATGTCAAAGGAATCATTACACCCCGCGGTTACCACAGAAAATACGTATACTGA
- a CDS encoding cobalt-factor II C(20)-methyltransferase: MLTAVGLGPGDAELLTLKAVRILKEADTVFVPGGIALELVKPYAKNIVTLEFPMTRNEKEITKCMERNAEKILPAAKSGNAVFGLIGDPNYYSTFSRLAEMVKALVPDLVVETIPGISSITAVASHAKIPVNGAFLVTDGPVIPSTKILMKVTRPRTAAEQLKAAGYNDFIVVERMYMEGEKVHRGVLPEKTNYFSIMIARKV, from the coding sequence ATGCTGACCGCAGTTGGCCTTGGCCCGGGAGATGCTGAACTTCTGACCCTCAAAGCGGTTCGAATATTAAAAGAAGCAGACACGGTTTTTGTGCCGGGCGGCATTGCTCTTGAATTAGTCAAACCCTATGCAAAAAACATCGTCACGCTTGAATTCCCCATGACACGGAATGAGAAGGAGATCACAAAATGCATGGAGAGAAACGCTGAAAAGATTTTGCCTGCGGCAAAAAGCGGCAATGCAGTGTTCGGACTGATCGGGGACCCGAATTATTACTCCACCTTCTCACGCCTTGCGGAGATGGTGAAAGCGCTCGTGCCTGACCTGGTCGTGGAAACGATTCCCGGAATTAGCTCGATCACCGCCGTGGCATCCCATGCGAAAATTCCCGTGAACGGTGCATTTCTGGTGACAGACGGTCCCGTCATCCCCTCGACAAAGATCCTGATGAAGGTCACGCGGCCAAGAACTGCGGCTGAACAGCTAAAGGCTGCCGGCTACAATGATTTCATTGTTGTTGAACGGATGTATATGGAAGGAGAGAAGGTTCATCGGGGCGTTCTTCCCGAGAAGACCAACTACTTCAGCATCATGATCGCGAGGAAAGTATGA
- a CDS encoding energy-coupling factor ABC transporter substrate-binding protein, whose translation MNKSHLEILVGLLVIVLLVIGTLAFVPSGAEGEEGWGGADGGAAEMIDQTGYIPWFDSIWTPPSGEIETLFFCVQSAIGALLIGYIFGYWNASAKARRGKQEEE comes from the coding sequence ATGAATAAATCACATCTCGAGATCCTTGTGGGCCTTCTTGTCATCGTTCTGCTCGTTATTGGAACACTTGCCTTTGTTCCGTCCGGTGCTGAAGGAGAGGAAGGCTGGGGAGGTGCCGACGGCGGAGCTGCAGAGATGATCGATCAAACAGGATATATTCCCTGGTTCGACTCGATCTGGACCCCGCCAAGCGGAGAGATCGAAACGCTCTTCTTCTGTGTTCAGAGCGCGATCGGTGCACTGCTTATCGGATATATATTTGGTTACTGGAACGCTTCGGCAAAAGCACGGAGAGGAAAACAGGAAGAGGAGTGA
- a CDS encoding cobalt-precorrin-5B (C(1))-methyltransferase: protein MIDPVTGFSYPESWVANCRDAKALAAAESGFGVLTSTGSVLRRGFTTGSTAAAACYAAVASLAAPVDIAPILLPCGILAEIPAAGKDGEGFARKFSGDYPNDITAGILICAKASPAAEITLETGEGIGRFVRDTPRYAKGTAAVSPPAKKEILDAISSACRAAGLSGAAVFLTIPDGRRIGALTLNPKVGIEGGISVVGTTGFVEPWDDHLSETVSERIAGAENVVITTGRIGLRYSRLLFPEYEVVLAGSKIAESLAAAKHCRNAVICGLPGLILRFFHPEVATSRGFPTVEELIAGPDGISVLEEELARAKQKYPWLRIVIVDREGQVIGDTE from the coding sequence ATGATCGATCCGGTTACAGGTTTTTCATATCCTGAGTCGTGGGTGGCAAACTGTCGCGATGCGAAAGCATTGGCAGCTGCAGAAAGCGGCTTTGGAGTGCTGACCTCGACCGGCTCTGTTTTACGAAGGGGGTTCACCACTGGTTCAACTGCGGCGGCTGCGTGTTATGCGGCGGTCGCTTCACTGGCGGCCCCCGTTGATATTGCACCGATCCTGCTTCCCTGCGGGATCCTCGCCGAGATCCCGGCTGCCGGTAAAGACGGCGAAGGGTTTGCCAGAAAGTTTTCCGGCGATTACCCAAACGATATCACGGCAGGGATCCTCATCTGTGCAAAGGCATCTCCTGCTGCTGAGATAACGCTCGAAACCGGAGAGGGGATCGGTAGGTTCGTTCGGGACACTCCCCGTTATGCTAAAGGCACTGCCGCCGTCAGTCCGCCGGCGAAAAAAGAGATCCTTGATGCGATCTCATCAGCATGCCGTGCCGCAGGGCTTTCCGGCGCCGCGGTTTTTCTCACGATCCCTGACGGCAGAAGGATCGGGGCACTGACACTGAACCCGAAGGTCGGTATTGAAGGCGGTATTTCTGTCGTCGGAACGACCGGGTTTGTTGAACCCTGGGACGATCACCTTTCGGAAACGGTGAGTGAGCGGATCGCGGGTGCGGAAAATGTGGTCATCACCACCGGCAGGATAGGGCTTCGTTACTCGAGGCTTCTGTTCCCCGAATACGAAGTGGTCCTCGCGGGGTCGAAAATCGCTGAAAGTCTTGCTGCTGCAAAACACTGCAGGAATGCCGTCATCTGCGGTCTGCCTGGTCTGATCCTGCGGTTTTTCCATCCTGAGGTCGCGACATCGCGGGGTTTTCCGACCGTCGAGGAGTTGATCGCCGGACCTGATGGTATTTCTGTCCTCGAAGAGGAGCTCGCGAGAGCAAAGCAAAAATATCCCTGGCTTCGTATTGTTATTGTTGACAGAGAGGGTCAGGTCATAGGAGATACAGAATGA
- the cfbA gene encoding sirohydrochlorin nickelochelatase: protein MSKHGLLLIGHGSRLRYNKELATSTAQLMAEKNGDYMIKSCFMENSSPNVSEGIADMKKEDIELLVVVPLFLAKGVHVLQDIPELLGLNTDEYRGSFTLDNGKIIPLVYADPIGHDPLLADLMLKNAHNAISAHL, encoded by the coding sequence ATGAGCAAACACGGTTTACTGCTTATTGGTCATGGAAGCAGACTCAGGTACAATAAAGAACTCGCCACCTCCACGGCACAACTCATGGCAGAGAAAAATGGCGATTATATGATTAAATCCTGCTTTATGGAAAACAGTTCCCCGAATGTTTCGGAAGGGATCGCTGATATGAAAAAAGAAGATATTGAACTTCTTGTCGTCGTTCCATTGTTCCTTGCAAAAGGAGTCCATGTACTCCAGGATATCCCGGAACTCCTTGGTCTTAATACAGACGAATATCGGGGAAGCTTCACACTGGACAACGGCAAGATCATACCGCTCGTATATGCTGACCCGATAGGACACGATCCGCTGCTCGCAGATCTGATGCTGAAAAATGCACACAACGCGATCAGCGCACATCTTTGA
- the cbiT gene encoding precorrin-6Y C5,15-methyltransferase (decarboxylating) subunit CbiT, producing MDLPGGPTQPEVMAVSLAKLAILPGDTVVDIGCGTGTVTLEMAKLAGDDGHVYAVDRRQQAVECTQETCRGVDVEIFAGEALDFLASPHKPIDCAFLGGSRNIREILTYLQKEGTRSIVVNAVLLETAVETIHTMKELDMFIEAVHLQVSRSHNLMERIMFQPINPIFIIHGGRKC from the coding sequence ATGGATTTACCCGGAGGACCTACCCAGCCGGAAGTCATGGCCGTTTCTCTTGCAAAACTTGCCATCCTTCCGGGTGACACGGTAGTAGATATCGGCTGTGGAACCGGCACGGTAACGCTCGAAATGGCAAAACTCGCAGGAGATGACGGACATGTCTATGCAGTGGACCGGAGGCAGCAGGCCGTCGAATGTACGCAGGAAACCTGCCGGGGTGTGGATGTAGAGATCTTTGCAGGAGAAGCTCTTGATTTTCTTGCCTCGCCTCACAAACCGATCGATTGTGCGTTTCTTGGCGGAAGCCGCAATATCCGTGAAATACTTACCTATCTTCAAAAGGAAGGGACACGCAGCATCGTCGTCAACGCCGTTCTTCTGGAAACAGCTGTTGAAACGATCCATACAATGAAAGAGCTGGATATGTTCATCGAAGCTGTCCATCTCCAAGTATCCAGATCACATAATCTCATGGAGCGTATCATGTTTCAACCAATAAATCCCATCTTTATCATCCATGGGGGCAGAAAATGCTGA
- a CDS encoding precorrin-8X methylmutase, translating into MSKESLHPAVTTENTYTDIGADTPEGFSISSRSRSLARKAVGNETPEDRIRQRCSIAVGDWAMADLLRFSNDPITAGLQALEAGAPIFTDIRMVLTGIQKKGHSSTVECALDFCADISKDLGITRSSAGFVALKERLEGSIIVIGNAPSALLTVCSFVDEGIRPALVIGTPVGFVNAAESKEVLRTKPVPSVSNIGTRGGTPIAVASLNEIITMFTELRK; encoded by the coding sequence ATGTCAAAGGAATCATTACACCCCGCGGTTACCACAGAAAATACGTATACTGATATCGGCGCAGACACACCGGAAGGATTTTCCATCTCTTCACGGAGCCGGAGCCTTGCGAGAAAAGCTGTTGGAAATGAAACGCCCGAGGATCGTATTCGGCAGAGATGTTCGATCGCGGTTGGAGACTGGGCGATGGCTGATCTGCTAAGATTTTCGAACGATCCGATCACTGCGGGACTTCAGGCTCTAGAAGCCGGCGCCCCGATCTTCACTGATATCAGGATGGTTTTGACCGGGATCCAGAAGAAAGGTCATTCCTCAACTGTCGAGTGTGCTCTTGATTTCTGCGCTGATATTTCGAAAGATTTGGGGATCACCCGAAGTTCTGCCGGGTTCGTTGCTCTGAAAGAGCGGCTCGAAGGGTCCATCATCGTTATCGGGAACGCTCCGAGCGCTCTTCTAACGGTCTGTTCCTTTGTGGATGAAGGCATCCGCCCGGCGCTCGTGATCGGAACTCCGGTAGGTTTTGTTAATGCGGCCGAGTCGAAGGAAGTTCTTCGCACGAAACCCGTTCCATCGGTCTCGAACATCGGGACACGCGGCGGCACGCCGATCGCCGTGGCTTCACTGAACGAAATCATTACAATGTTTACTGAACTGAGAAAATGA
- the cbiG gene encoding cobalt-precorrin 5A hydrolase — MKIVVVTLPRFHESGMRIAKFLEAETLAYSPTVFAELYGKCDVIVGVMSAGIAVRGCAPLLTDKWHDPAVVVVTPDMRYAIPVLGGHHGGNEVAKRLAELGIEPVISTATEVMGRPSVEETARSGGFRIVNRSSTREVNGAILDGDVPIVRVQPPKIVIADPGVSVLVTDSPYVIGIGCRLGTTADEIRSAVSSACKDAGISEDSVTIYATTIKKFHEKGLHDGVASLSGNLIFLDDETINKQIPATPSRAEMLGLRGVAEPCALALSKTGTLILKKTVYGRVTVAIGK; from the coding sequence ATGAAGATCGTCGTCGTCACTCTGCCCAGATTCCATGAATCCGGAATGCGCATCGCGAAGTTTCTGGAGGCGGAAACGCTTGCGTATTCGCCAACCGTTTTCGCCGAACTGTATGGAAAATGCGATGTGATCGTCGGGGTAATGTCCGCGGGTATCGCGGTCCGAGGATGCGCTCCCCTTCTGACCGACAAATGGCATGATCCTGCAGTCGTCGTTGTCACGCCGGATATGCGATATGCCATTCCCGTTCTCGGGGGCCATCATGGGGGAAACGAAGTTGCAAAACGGCTTGCCGAACTTGGGATCGAACCGGTAATTTCGACCGCAACCGAAGTCATGGGCAGACCATCCGTTGAAGAAACGGCAAGATCAGGCGGGTTCAGGATCGTGAACCGTTCTTCTACTAGAGAAGTAAACGGGGCGATTTTAGACGGAGATGTTCCAATCGTCCGTGTACAACCACCGAAGATCGTCATCGCGGATCCTGGTGTTTCGGTCCTTGTGACCGATTCGCCGTATGTAATTGGGATCGGGTGCAGACTTGGAACCACTGCGGACGAGATCCGTAGCGCTGTCTCTTCTGCATGCAAAGATGCGGGTATCTCGGAGGATTCTGTGACCATATATGCTACCACCATCAAAAAGTTCCATGAAAAGGGACTTCATGACGGCGTAGCTTCACTTTCCGGTAACCTCATCTTTCTTGATGATGAAACTATTAACAAACAGATACCGGCAACTCCGTCACGTGCAGAGATGCTCGGACTTCGCGGGGTCGCCGAGCCGTGTGCTCTCGCCCTCTCAAAGACCGGGACCCTGATCCTGAAAAAAACAGTATATGGGCGGGTAACCGTTGCTATAGGAAAATAA
- a CDS encoding energy-coupling factor ABC transporter permease, translating into MHIMEGYLPIGWCIFWAVLSAPFVIYGIWKMTKMIQEDRRILPLMAVCGAFVFVLSALKIPSVTGSCSHPTGTGLSAAFFGPFVTSVLGTIVLLFQALLLAHGGLTTLGANVFSMAIAGPFIAWLVFVGLRKTGKVGIGLAVFITAAVANLVTYTVTSLQLALVFPVEGSILNAFIAFAGIFAVTQIPLAIIEGIICALVAKYIVRVKPEILKKLGIIQDEEIAKIQGEAV; encoded by the coding sequence ATGCACATTATGGAAGGGTATTTACCCATCGGATGGTGTATATTCTGGGCTGTTCTTTCAGCTCCGTTTGTCATCTACGGTATCTGGAAAATGACTAAAATGATTCAGGAGGATCGGCGCATTCTCCCATTGATGGCAGTTTGCGGAGCTTTTGTTTTCGTACTTTCTGCACTCAAGATCCCGTCAGTAACGGGAAGCTGTTCTCATCCAACAGGAACTGGTCTTTCGGCTGCGTTCTTTGGACCGTTCGTCACATCGGTTCTTGGAACGATCGTTCTGTTGTTCCAAGCCCTGCTGCTTGCCCATGGCGGACTTACGACCCTCGGAGCAAACGTTTTTTCCATGGCTATTGCCGGTCCATTTATTGCCTGGCTCGTCTTTGTCGGTCTTCGAAAAACCGGAAAGGTCGGTATCGGTCTCGCAGTATTCATCACCGCAGCAGTCGCAAATTTAGTCACCTACACCGTCACCTCACTGCAGCTTGCATTAGTATTTCCTGTCGAAGGAAGTATTCTCAATGCGTTCATTGCATTCGCAGGTATCTTCGCCGTCACCCAGATCCCGCTCGCCATTATTGAGGGGATCATCTGTGCGCTTGTCGCAAAGTACATCGTCCGCGTAAAGCCGGAGATCTTAAAGAAACTCGGTATTATTCAGGATGAAGAGATCGCAAAAATCCAGGGAGAGGCAGTATGA
- a CDS encoding bifunctional 2-polyprenyl-6-hydroxyphenol methylase/3-demethylubiquinol 3-O-methyltransferase UbiG, producing the protein MNDANIEWNERYQTQQKNTDYQSSAKFFSIQENVDWMTRSLIEGSMNRVHDQLDALNFISGSTVLDIGAGPGTLAVPLAGKGFKVTVVEPSSPMTVSMEKYKTLKGIDAEISVIPQVWETVNPEEIGEYDYVISSFAMAVPDLRDALLKMDQVAKKQVHIFWFLNAPSWSVIQTDLWGKLHKGESAERSYADLIWNTLYQEGIYANLEVYPMKDTRRYADISEAVCEFTNRLSAKQKWQIDLVEEYLIDNLVWQDGKFVFPDNGMYAHIWWCKK; encoded by the coding sequence ATGAACGACGCAAACATTGAATGGAATGAACGATATCAGACACAGCAGAAAAACACTGATTACCAATCCAGTGCCAAATTTTTTTCCATTCAGGAAAATGTTGATTGGATGACACGTTCTCTGATCGAAGGATCGATGAACCGGGTACACGATCAGCTTGATGCACTGAATTTTATCAGCGGGTCTACGGTTCTTGATATCGGCGCAGGTCCCGGGACCCTTGCGGTCCCCCTTGCCGGTAAAGGATTCAAAGTCACGGTCGTTGAACCATCATCACCGATGACAGTTTCCATGGAAAAATATAAAACCCTGAAAGGGATCGATGCGGAAATTTCCGTGATACCGCAGGTTTGGGAAACGGTAAATCCTGAAGAGATCGGTGAGTATGATTATGTCATCTCTTCCTTTGCTATGGCAGTACCTGACCTCCGTGATGCCCTCCTGAAGATGGATCAGGTAGCAAAAAAACAGGTACATATTTTCTGGTTCCTGAACGCTCCCTCCTGGTCAGTAATCCAAACTGATCTGTGGGGTAAACTGCATAAAGGTGAATCTGCTGAGAGATCCTACGCAGATTTGATTTGGAATACGTTGTATCAGGAAGGCATTTATGCAAATCTTGAGGTATATCCCATGAAAGATACACGAAGATATGCAGATATCTCCGAGGCGGTTTGTGAATTCACGAATCGTCTTTCTGCAAAACAGAAGTGGCAGATCGACCTTGTTGAAGAGTATCTTATAGATAATCTTGTATGGCAGGATGGTAAATTTGTATTTCCAGATAACGGTATGTATGCCCACATCTGGTGGTGTAAAAAATAA
- a CDS encoding cobalt-precorrin-4/precorrin-4 C(11)-methyltransferase, with protein sequence MKYYIVGAGCGDPGLITVKGMDLLKRAEILIYAGSLVNPELVAASPASVKLDSWGMKLEEITSVIEDGVRAGRLVVRLHSGDPAIYGSIVEQMAPLEAKGIHAEIIPGVSSMFGAAAALQTEYTLRGVSESVIVTRSAGETLDSDQIAELSAHGTTMIIFLSTGHIDTVMKKLQRPPETPVAVVYHASWPDQMIIKGTIETIADKVHDAEITRSALIIVGDIVAGIHAAYTNSHLYG encoded by the coding sequence ATGAAGTATTATATCGTCGGCGCGGGATGCGGGGACCCGGGGCTTATCACGGTGAAAGGAATGGATCTTCTGAAACGTGCTGAGATCCTCATTTACGCAGGCTCGCTCGTTAATCCAGAACTTGTCGCCGCATCGCCTGCGTCGGTAAAGCTTGACTCATGGGGGATGAAGCTCGAAGAGATCACCAGTGTGATCGAAGACGGTGTGCGGGCCGGCCGTTTGGTCGTTCGTCTCCACTCCGGTGACCCGGCGATCTATGGATCGATCGTTGAACAGATGGCTCCTCTTGAGGCAAAAGGGATCCATGCTGAGATCATCCCCGGCGTCTCTTCAATGTTTGGGGCCGCAGCAGCGCTGCAGACCGAATACACCCTTCGGGGCGTATCTGAGTCGGTCATCGTAACCCGTTCAGCGGGTGAGACTCTCGATTCTGATCAGATCGCCGAGCTTTCCGCTCACGGTACAACAATGATCATCTTTCTTTCAACCGGGCACATCGACACCGTGATGAAAAAACTGCAGCGGCCGCCCGAAACACCAGTCGCTGTGGTCTATCACGCTTCATGGCCCGACCAGATGATCATAAAAGGAACGATCGAGACCATCGCCGATAAAGTGCATGATGCGGAGATAACCCGCTCGGCTCTGATCATCGTTGGCGATATCGTTGCCGGCATCCACGCAGCATACACAAACTCCCACCTTTACGGATGA